One Nicotiana sylvestris chromosome 12, ASM39365v2, whole genome shotgun sequence genomic window carries:
- the LOC138882747 gene encoding uncharacterized protein translates to MEGVNMLANKRRQRGQQGQGSLDQYDQGSGGFNQDEGYDEQNEEVQYVNNYQGQRDNAPNQQQQWRSQGNWGNQNQQGNSNWRNNNQNWGNQNNQGNWSGNNNNWGGNNNQGGWNNGNQGNRRQGFQRPPMYQQPNNPPPFPSQGPSLSNNEMGRIEMMFEQMMKNNANFDAQLVSHNTSIQNLEVQLGQISQSLNTRPKGALPSDTVVNPKSGNNIGHVMAVITKSGRGVDVNTSKQKEIVSDEIQVLDDDVPLVDEKVR, encoded by the coding sequence atggaaggtGTCAACATGTTAGCCAACAAGAggagacaaagaggtcaacaaggtcaaggTAGTCTGGATCAATATGACCAAGGTAGTGGTGGGTTCAATCaagatgagggatatgatgagcaaaatgaagaagtgcaatatgtgaacaattatcaaggacAAAGGGACAATGCTcctaatcaacaacaacaatggagatcccaaggtaattgggggaatcaaaaccaacaaggcaatagcaactggaggaacaacaatcaaaattggggcaaccagaacaatcagggtaactGGAGTGGAAACAACAATAattggggaggaaacaacaaccaagggggttggaacaatggcaatcaagggaatcggaggcaaggctttcaaagacctccgatgtatcaacaaccaaacaacccacctCCATTTCCGTCCCAAGGACCTAGCTTgtcaaacaatgagatgggaaggatcgagatgatgtttgaacaaatgatgaagaatAACGCCAACTTTGATGCCCAGTTGgtatcccacaatacttcaattcagaatttggaggttcaacttggccagatttcacagtctttgaatactcgccctaagggggctctacctagtgatacggtagtaaacccaaaAAGTGGGAACAACATCGGGCATGTTATGGCAGTGATTACTAAAAGTGGTCGAGGTGTTGATGTGAATACCTCCAAGCAAAAAGAAATTGTGAGTGATGAGATTCAAGTGCTAGATGATGATGTTCCTTTGGTTGATGAGAAAGTGAGATAA